A stretch of the Gemmatimonas aurantiaca genome encodes the following:
- a CDS encoding type IV toxin-antitoxin system AbiEi family antitoxin produces MTRSIPPSLAPLVALLELERPTIVSVPQLTALIGRTVMRTPPRVAIQRLAARGWLLPTGVRGMWEFAPGERAGAFSSGDPLMPVQAALAAASSRVPAQQPSIALGSALWLHDLADRAPDIPEVAMPERAAVPAALARLCRVVHFSAKVAPVRKRGSLLVHTPATILVHLAHRPRDVRSWASILEMLGRLVDAANEAQIHQELAGRPHATRIRLAYLLSGVAPALAERLEPIPRGKVWFGPRRPVRHHDAHLNVADTVLPIPPRTIGASTVAPSSAGAIIPA; encoded by the coding sequence GTGACACGCTCGATTCCTCCATCGCTGGCTCCGCTCGTCGCGTTGCTCGAACTCGAGCGCCCGACGATCGTGTCCGTCCCCCAACTCACCGCGCTCATCGGGCGCACCGTCATGCGGACGCCACCGCGCGTCGCGATTCAACGGCTCGCGGCGCGGGGCTGGCTCCTACCCACCGGCGTGCGCGGGATGTGGGAGTTCGCCCCCGGCGAACGCGCCGGAGCGTTCTCGAGTGGTGATCCCCTCATGCCGGTACAGGCCGCCCTCGCTGCGGCGAGCAGTCGGGTCCCGGCGCAGCAGCCCAGCATCGCGCTCGGCTCGGCGCTCTGGTTGCACGATCTCGCGGACCGCGCCCCGGACATCCCCGAGGTGGCGATGCCGGAGCGGGCGGCGGTCCCCGCCGCGTTGGCCCGGCTCTGCCGTGTTGTGCATTTCAGCGCCAAGGTGGCTCCCGTTCGGAAGCGCGGTAGTCTCCTCGTCCATACGCCGGCCACGATCCTCGTGCACCTGGCACATCGGCCGCGGGATGTCCGCAGTTGGGCCAGCATCCTGGAAATGCTGGGGCGTCTCGTTGACGCGGCCAACGAAGCGCAGATCCACCAGGAACTGGCGGGTCGCCCCCACGCCACCCGCATTCGCCTCGCCTATCTGCTCAGTGGGGTGGCTCCGGCTCTTGCAGAACGGCTCGAGCCGATCCCCCGGGGGAAGGTGTGGTTTGGTCCTCGGCGCCCCGTGCGTCACCACGATGCGCATCTGAACGTCGCGGATACCGTGTTGCCGATTCCGCCGAGAACCATCGGGGCGTCAACCGTCGCGCCCTCGTCCGCCGGGGCCATAATTCCAGCATGA
- a CDS encoding Mu transposase C-terminal domain-containing protein: MPSTPIADNSAHPEDAHSYPNDFVLSSEVRGRRRRRRQTPVRMAEGRSLTDELMEIAAQVNAIDKLDERLQRAIRGALKRLVRARPERAAAAQADVEALIHRLRTMLPASAEQEPNAPGAIPTIAPHHALLAVHAEGVVVPSTRALPRRPRAPAAYRLEEVPAAIEAPGANASSQRIPHRVARAQAMALQNAKFLEEHNMALRLMVVMERHGNLRAAMEELQIPIRRLRWAQRKIAQHMRGAPLYDRRHLRQNPPTVLTPLVERDILAVWNTHPAATITAIVHEVQQRIQQRNHERAEHRASWETPPSETTIRRYLRALPQPLQEARGGHLKHFHTQSRLVGIGDAGLYPNDTWELDSSEVPVYVKLRVQASDGTWTLKGHKIWTSTATDVFSRAIVGYALQVGSPDAELGIAALASGMLHTPTSHRPFTGVPREIRVDRGPEFQERLRELLVWLDVALTVSPPRSPNTRPFIERIFHSLWVRFSTSPGYAPAERGIAQRDETRAASYPTLEEFTEAFHRAVAEYNHRVHSSTGEAPVERWHTSDGIREVPSTVAHLLLTRDPTRRTVRSGGIEFGKAEYTHPLLQDHGDRSVIVHYSLQHREHVHVLDADTHEHLCIASLRAMMSGAIRRSTVAYKAALCARTKAYVEPPPPTAVLPAEVPEHPNADGSHLKKDVATTDRAQSRRTPTESRRKERRNAYREAWRAKDLAPRTDPDTGETHDAAS; encoded by the coding sequence ATGCCTTCCACGCCGATTGCGGACAATAGCGCGCACCCGGAAGACGCACATTCCTATCCGAATGACTTTGTGCTCTCATCGGAGGTGCGTGGACGTCGGCGACGCCGACGGCAGACGCCCGTGCGCATGGCAGAGGGGCGCTCGCTGACGGATGAACTGATGGAGATCGCTGCGCAGGTCAATGCCATCGACAAGCTCGATGAGCGTCTGCAGCGTGCCATTCGGGGCGCATTGAAACGCCTCGTCCGCGCGCGCCCAGAACGGGCAGCCGCCGCGCAGGCCGACGTCGAGGCATTGATTCACCGTCTGCGCACCATGCTGCCCGCCAGCGCCGAGCAGGAGCCCAATGCTCCCGGTGCCATACCGACGATAGCGCCCCATCACGCGCTATTGGCGGTCCATGCGGAAGGCGTCGTCGTACCGAGTACGCGAGCACTGCCCAGGCGTCCGAGAGCGCCCGCAGCCTATCGGCTAGAGGAGGTCCCTGCTGCCATCGAGGCACCGGGGGCCAATGCCAGCTCCCAACGAATCCCCCACCGGGTCGCACGTGCCCAGGCCATGGCACTGCAGAACGCAAAATTTCTAGAGGAACACAATATGGCCTTGCGACTCATGGTGGTGATGGAGCGCCACGGCAATCTGCGGGCCGCGATGGAAGAGCTCCAGATCCCCATTCGTCGCCTCCGCTGGGCGCAACGCAAGATCGCGCAACACATGCGAGGCGCGCCCCTCTATGATCGACGACACCTGCGGCAGAACCCACCCACGGTGCTGACCCCGCTCGTGGAGCGAGACATTCTCGCCGTGTGGAATACCCATCCTGCCGCTACGATCACGGCCATTGTTCATGAAGTCCAGCAGCGGATCCAGCAACGCAATCACGAGCGGGCTGAACACCGCGCGTCATGGGAGACACCGCCGAGCGAAACGACCATTCGCCGCTATCTCCGCGCATTGCCGCAACCTCTCCAGGAGGCGCGCGGCGGTCACCTCAAGCACTTTCACACACAATCCCGTTTGGTCGGCATCGGCGATGCCGGGTTGTACCCCAACGACACCTGGGAGCTGGATTCCTCCGAAGTGCCGGTGTACGTCAAGCTGCGCGTCCAAGCGAGCGATGGGACGTGGACGCTGAAGGGGCACAAGATCTGGACGTCGACCGCGACGGACGTTTTCTCACGCGCGATCGTGGGCTACGCGCTGCAAGTCGGAAGCCCTGACGCCGAGCTTGGCATTGCAGCCCTGGCGAGTGGCATGTTGCACACCCCGACTTCGCATCGACCTTTCACCGGTGTCCCTCGGGAGATCCGGGTGGATCGCGGCCCCGAGTTTCAGGAACGGCTCCGGGAGCTGTTGGTGTGGCTCGACGTGGCCTTGACGGTCTCACCACCCCGGTCACCCAATACGCGTCCGTTCATCGAACGCATCTTTCACTCCCTTTGGGTCCGATTCTCGACGTCTCCGGGGTACGCGCCCGCAGAACGCGGCATTGCGCAGCGTGACGAGACGCGGGCGGCATCGTATCCCACGCTGGAGGAGTTCACGGAGGCGTTTCATCGCGCCGTGGCCGAATACAACCACCGTGTGCACTCGAGCACCGGCGAGGCACCGGTTGAGCGTTGGCACACCTCCGATGGCATCCGCGAGGTCCCGAGCACGGTGGCGCATCTGCTCCTCACACGTGACCCCACACGCCGTACCGTACGCTCCGGAGGCATTGAGTTTGGGAAGGCGGAATACACCCATCCGCTCTTACAAGATCACGGAGACCGTTCCGTGATTGTGCACTATAGCTTGCAACATCGGGAGCACGTGCATGTGCTGGATGCGGACACCCATGAGCACCTCTGCATAGCGAGTCTCCGCGCCATGATGTCCGGCGCCATTCGCCGGTCGACCGTGGCCTACAAAGCGGCGTTGTGCGCGCGTACGAAAGCGTATGTGGAACCGCCGCCACCCACTGCCGTGCTGCCGGCCGAAGTCCCGGAGCACCCGAACGCCGATGGGTCGCATCTGAAGAAGGATGTCGCGACGACCGATCGGGCGCAGTCCCGCCGCACCCCTACAGAGAGCCGGCGAAAGGAGAGGCGCAATGCATACCGTGAAGCGTGGCGAGCCAAGGATCTCGCGCCGCGGACTGACCCAGACACAGGGGAGACCCATGACGCTGCATCGTGA
- a CDS encoding ATP-binding protein produces the protein MTLHREGSIPVRGEAASRMARPFETEALRLATARVLNAHQQHGFIVMSGPPGVGKTTCAHHLVSLINEDDALGVGVQADTFEVSGKRTRPSSHQSVRGPLRELYARYFGTLPSTLFQRDSEHAVTRRVVATLRQRGLQVLLLDEAGTYAAEELRGLSMLLNISREESWPLTVVLIGMDDIAKTVESLPQITSRVVRWIWFEPLNREDWEGIYSVIVPRLSRAKHRAIRSWTWKICGGSARALDKLLVEVVGRAGDSEIPLEEVTLDFVKAVHEDMEEEWRMVRTRGRLRTWGAPSADGDDVDE, from the coding sequence ATGACGCTGCATCGTGAAGGATCGATACCGGTACGGGGCGAGGCGGCGTCCCGAATGGCGCGACCGTTCGAAACTGAGGCGCTGCGGCTCGCCACCGCCCGCGTGTTGAACGCGCACCAACAGCACGGCTTCATCGTGATGAGCGGACCACCCGGGGTGGGGAAGACCACGTGTGCGCACCACCTGGTCAGCCTGATCAACGAAGACGACGCGCTGGGAGTGGGGGTGCAAGCGGACACCTTCGAGGTGAGCGGGAAGCGCACCAGACCCTCGTCTCATCAGTCTGTGCGTGGTCCGCTGCGGGAACTGTATGCTCGGTACTTCGGCACGTTGCCGAGCACCCTGTTCCAGCGCGATTCAGAACACGCCGTCACACGACGCGTCGTCGCGACCCTGCGGCAGCGCGGTCTCCAGGTGCTGTTGCTCGATGAAGCAGGGACGTATGCGGCCGAAGAACTTCGCGGGCTTTCGATGCTCCTCAATATCAGTCGCGAAGAGAGTTGGCCGCTCACGGTGGTCCTGATCGGAATGGATGATATCGCCAAGACGGTGGAATCCTTGCCGCAGATTACATCGCGCGTCGTACGATGGATCTGGTTCGAACCGCTGAATCGCGAGGATTGGGAGGGGATCTACTCCGTGATCGTCCCCAGGTTATCCCGCGCCAAGCACCGCGCGATTCGCAGTTGGACGTGGAAGATCTGCGGCGGTTCGGCCCGGGCGTTGGACAAACTGCTGGTCGAGGTCGTCGGCCGGGCGGGCGACAGCGAGATCCCGCTGGAAGAGGTCACGCTCGATTTCGTGAAAGCCGTGCACGAGGACATGGAGGAGGAATGGCGGATGGTACGGACGCGTGGACGGCTTCGGACGTGGGGGGCTCCGAGCGCGGATGGTGACGATGTCGACGAGTAG
- a CDS encoding CusA/CzcA family heavy metal efflux RND transporter encodes MRTLLTAVLRQRLLVTFLVVLLVGIGTWSIMRLPIDAVPDVTNVQVQINTNAAALSPLEVERQITLPVELSMFGLPALEEIRSISKFGLSQVTVVFKEGTDIYFARQQVQERLQQAREDIPASLGQPEMGPISSGLGEVFQYVIVASNHAKHDAIELRTLQDWVVATQLRSVPGVAEVNSFGGFTKQYQVLVRPEALLQYGITLQQVLDAVAANNQNAGGGYLTQGAEQLVIRGVGQVQSLDQIRGIVVTSRGGTPVRVGDLADVEIGSAIRQGAVTKNGGGEVVTGIVMMRMGANARTVVADVKERFAAAARSLPSGIELIPFYDRTELIQRTIGTVEKNLVEGAVLVVAVLFLLLGNLRAALIVALAIPLSMLFAVSLMVKMGIAGSLMSLGAIDFGLVVDGSVVMVENSMRRLGHRKDGESFLGTVLDACAEVGRPVLFGVGIIIVVYLPILTLEGVEGKMFRPMALTVVFALIGSLLITFLATPVLVSTLLRGKVEEKDVWLIERAKKIYEPALEWALARQRRVLAGSGVAVLLTLAATPFLGAEFIPRLDEGAFALQVLRLPSVSLEESVRQTTQLEQVLLRKFPDEVKDIVAKTGRPEIATDPMGVNISDIFVMLYPESQWKAAESKAELEMKMSAALSEIPGLVFSFSQPIELRVNELIAGVRSDLAIKIYGDDLQQLGQVADRVVRAVSALPGAAGFKAQQLEGLPQLQISVIPEQLARYGINAADVMQAVEALGGVRISEVLEGQRRFDLVVRFPATVRASPSSIAALLVSAPGGERVPVGTLANVEVVNGPAEVSHENGSRLVIIEGNVRGRDIGGFVTEARALFETGKIPLPPGYRPEFGGQFENLERASGRLALVVPLSLLLIFVLLFATFQSVRQAALVFTGIPLATVGGVIALFLRGMPFSISAGVGFIALFGIAVLNGVVMVSCMNDLRAEGRSLDAAVREGGLTRLRPVLMTALVASLGFMPMAISSGAGAEVQRPLATVVIGGLVTSTALTLLVLPMMYLIIEGRAIRQSDESPAQGPRSQAITTNLESHA; translated from the coding sequence ATGCGAACCCTACTCACTGCAGTACTCCGGCAACGTCTGCTGGTCACGTTTCTCGTGGTGTTGCTCGTGGGCATCGGTACGTGGTCGATCATGCGTCTGCCTATCGACGCCGTCCCGGATGTGACCAACGTGCAGGTGCAGATCAACACCAATGCGGCGGCGCTCTCGCCGCTGGAAGTGGAACGTCAGATCACACTGCCTGTCGAGCTGTCGATGTTCGGCCTGCCGGCGCTCGAGGAGATCCGCTCCATTTCCAAGTTCGGACTGTCACAAGTGACCGTGGTCTTCAAGGAAGGCACCGACATCTACTTCGCACGGCAACAGGTGCAGGAACGCCTGCAACAAGCCCGAGAAGACATTCCCGCGAGTCTTGGCCAACCAGAAATGGGACCGATTTCGAGTGGTCTCGGTGAAGTCTTCCAGTACGTCATCGTTGCGTCGAACCACGCGAAGCACGACGCCATCGAACTGCGCACCCTGCAGGACTGGGTTGTGGCCACGCAATTGCGCAGCGTCCCGGGCGTTGCGGAAGTCAACAGTTTCGGCGGATTCACCAAGCAGTACCAGGTCCTGGTGCGACCGGAGGCACTGCTGCAGTACGGGATCACCCTGCAGCAGGTGCTCGATGCCGTCGCGGCCAACAACCAGAATGCCGGTGGCGGCTACCTGACACAGGGCGCCGAACAGTTGGTGATTCGCGGCGTGGGGCAAGTGCAGAGTCTCGATCAGATCCGCGGCATCGTGGTGACCAGCCGTGGAGGCACCCCCGTGCGGGTCGGTGACCTTGCCGACGTGGAGATCGGTTCGGCCATCCGGCAGGGCGCCGTGACGAAGAACGGCGGTGGGGAGGTCGTGACCGGCATCGTGATGATGCGCATGGGGGCCAACGCCCGCACCGTGGTGGCTGACGTGAAGGAACGTTTTGCCGCTGCGGCGCGCAGCCTGCCCAGCGGTATTGAACTGATCCCCTTCTACGATCGGACGGAGTTGATCCAGCGCACGATCGGCACCGTGGAAAAGAACCTCGTGGAAGGTGCGGTGCTGGTCGTCGCGGTGTTGTTCCTGCTGCTGGGCAATCTGCGCGCGGCGCTCATCGTAGCGCTGGCGATTCCGCTGTCGATGCTGTTTGCCGTGAGCCTGATGGTGAAGATGGGCATCGCGGGCAGCCTGATGAGCCTCGGTGCGATCGATTTCGGGCTCGTGGTGGACGGATCGGTGGTGATGGTGGAGAACTCCATGCGCCGTCTGGGTCACCGCAAGGACGGAGAATCGTTCCTCGGGACGGTACTCGACGCTTGCGCGGAAGTCGGACGTCCCGTGCTGTTCGGTGTCGGCATCATCATTGTGGTCTACTTGCCCATCCTCACGCTCGAAGGGGTGGAGGGGAAGATGTTCCGCCCCATGGCACTGACGGTGGTGTTCGCGCTCATCGGCTCACTGCTGATCACCTTCCTCGCCACGCCCGTGCTCGTGTCCACACTGCTGCGTGGCAAGGTGGAAGAGAAGGATGTCTGGCTCATCGAGCGCGCCAAGAAGATCTATGAGCCGGCGCTGGAATGGGCCCTCGCGCGTCAGCGACGAGTGCTGGCGGGATCGGGGGTGGCGGTGCTGCTCACCCTGGCCGCTACGCCGTTTCTGGGCGCAGAGTTCATACCGCGCTTGGATGAGGGCGCGTTTGCCCTGCAGGTGTTGCGACTGCCGAGTGTATCGCTGGAGGAATCCGTGCGCCAGACAACACAACTCGAGCAGGTGCTTCTGCGGAAGTTCCCCGACGAGGTGAAGGACATCGTCGCGAAAACAGGACGACCGGAGATCGCCACTGATCCGATGGGCGTCAACATCTCGGACATCTTCGTGATGCTGTATCCGGAGTCACAGTGGAAGGCTGCAGAGTCCAAGGCGGAACTCGAAATGAAGATGAGCGCCGCACTATCGGAGATTCCTGGTCTCGTCTTCAGTTTCAGTCAGCCCATCGAACTGCGTGTGAACGAGTTGATCGCCGGGGTGCGATCGGATCTGGCGATCAAGATCTACGGCGACGACCTGCAGCAACTGGGTCAGGTGGCCGATCGTGTGGTGCGGGCCGTGTCTGCCCTGCCTGGCGCCGCCGGGTTCAAGGCGCAGCAGCTCGAGGGGCTGCCGCAGCTCCAGATCTCCGTGATCCCTGAACAACTTGCCCGCTACGGCATCAACGCGGCGGACGTCATGCAGGCGGTGGAGGCCCTCGGCGGCGTACGTATCTCGGAAGTGCTCGAAGGACAGCGTCGATTCGATCTCGTCGTGCGATTCCCTGCGACGGTGCGGGCGAGTCCGTCTTCCATCGCAGCGCTGCTGGTGAGCGCCCCCGGTGGAGAGCGCGTACCGGTAGGCACCCTGGCCAACGTGGAAGTGGTGAACGGCCCGGCCGAAGTCAGTCATGAAAACGGCTCACGCCTGGTGATCATCGAGGGCAACGTGCGGGGCCGCGACATCGGCGGATTCGTCACCGAGGCGCGGGCGCTGTTCGAGACCGGCAAGATCCCGCTTCCCCCGGGCTACCGCCCGGAGTTCGGTGGGCAGTTCGAGAATCTCGAGCGCGCCTCCGGCCGGTTGGCGTTGGTGGTGCCGCTGTCTCTGCTGCTGATCTTCGTCCTCCTGTTCGCCACGTTTCAATCGGTACGCCAGGCCGCCTTGGTATTCACCGGTATTCCGCTGGCCACGGTGGGTGGGGTAATCGCGCTGTTCCTACGCGGCATGCCGTTCAGCATTTCGGCCGGTGTGGGCTTCATCGCCCTGTTCGGCATTGCGGTGCTGAACGGCGTGGTAATGGTGTCGTGCATGAACGACCTGCGCGCCGAGGGGCGATCGCTGGATGCCGCAGTGCGGGAAGGCGGCCTCACCCGTCTACGGCCGGTATTGATGACCGCTCTCGTCGCGAGCTTGGGGTTCATGCCCATGGCCATCTCCAGTGGAGCCGGCGCCGAGGTGCAGCGCCCGTTGGCCACCGTCGTGATCGGAGGACTGGTCACGAGCACAGCCCTCACCCTGCTCGTGCTGCCGATGATGTACCTGATCATCGAAGGACGTGCGATACGGCAGTCCGATGAGTCGCCCGCCCAGGGCCCCCGGTCACAAGCTATCACCACCAACCTCGAGTCTCACGCATGA
- a CDS encoding heavy metal translocating P-type ATPase: MTSMAAPETTWYGRNRELVLSLVSGSATAAGWILESQDASRSWWLSLYVAAYVFGAADLVMHQVRGIRTKGLTFDIDLLMLIAALGAAALGAWREGALLLFLFSLGHALQHYAMGRARRAIEALRDLAPTRATVLREQNGSRLEESVAIEQVTPGDIVVIKPAERIAVDGEVTEGRSSVNQAAITGESVPVEKSAGAPVYAGTVNGEGSLLVRVTVAIGDRTLDRVVRMVAEARTQQAPSQELTKRFERIFVPIVLIVDVLLMVAPPLLGLWTWGEAFYRAMALLVAASPCALALGTPAAVLSGIAQSARRGVLIKGGAHLEMLGTLTILALDKTGTVTKGEPEVTEVIPADGVDADHLVAISSAVERRSQHPLARAVVMEAERRGLTVAEAADVQSVVGRGVTGRVGSDMVEVGRLSLFTERGLVVPELLRARIERLERDGRSTMTVRRISVDSPTGMWLGVLGVADQPRPGVREILDDLRRIGIRKLVMLTGDNAGVARAIGGQFGFDDIRAGLLPEGKVEAIEELALEGPVGMVGDGVNDAPALTTAAIGIAMGGAGTAAALETADVALMADDLGQLPFAVGLSRATRRVIRQNIAVSLGVIGVLIVATVTGASSIGLAVLIHEGSTLVVVGNALRLLRYGSDSL, encoded by the coding sequence ATGACGTCGATGGCAGCTCCTGAGACCACTTGGTACGGCCGCAACCGAGAATTGGTGTTGAGTCTGGTGTCGGGCTCGGCAACCGCCGCGGGATGGATACTGGAATCACAGGACGCTTCGCGCAGCTGGTGGCTCAGTCTCTACGTCGCGGCCTATGTCTTCGGAGCTGCCGATCTCGTCATGCATCAAGTGCGTGGCATTCGCACCAAAGGGCTCACATTCGATATCGACCTGCTGATGCTGATTGCCGCGCTCGGGGCCGCAGCACTTGGCGCGTGGAGAGAGGGCGCCTTGCTACTCTTTCTCTTCAGCCTCGGACACGCCCTGCAGCACTATGCCATGGGCCGTGCGAGACGGGCCATCGAGGCCCTGCGGGACCTGGCCCCCACGCGTGCCACGGTGCTGCGCGAGCAGAATGGCAGCAGACTCGAAGAGAGCGTGGCCATCGAACAGGTGACACCTGGCGACATCGTGGTGATCAAGCCCGCTGAACGCATCGCGGTGGACGGTGAGGTGACGGAGGGGCGTTCGAGCGTCAATCAGGCCGCTATCACCGGGGAGAGTGTTCCCGTCGAAAAGAGCGCGGGCGCGCCGGTGTACGCAGGGACCGTGAATGGCGAGGGCTCCCTGCTCGTGCGAGTGACCGTCGCGATCGGTGACCGCACGCTCGACCGGGTCGTGCGCATGGTGGCGGAAGCACGGACACAGCAGGCACCATCGCAGGAGCTCACGAAGCGGTTCGAGCGGATTTTCGTCCCCATTGTGCTGATCGTGGATGTGCTGCTCATGGTGGCGCCGCCATTGCTGGGGCTCTGGACGTGGGGCGAGGCGTTCTATCGAGCGATGGCGCTGCTGGTGGCCGCCTCCCCCTGCGCGCTGGCGTTGGGCACACCGGCGGCGGTGCTGAGCGGCATTGCGCAGAGTGCCCGACGGGGCGTGTTGATCAAGGGCGGAGCGCACCTCGAGATGCTGGGCACGCTGACGATACTCGCATTGGACAAGACGGGCACCGTGACGAAAGGGGAACCGGAAGTCACGGAGGTGATTCCCGCTGACGGCGTCGACGCGGATCACTTGGTCGCCATCTCCTCCGCCGTCGAGCGTCGATCTCAACATCCTCTGGCACGGGCCGTGGTCATGGAGGCCGAGCGCCGGGGCCTGACCGTGGCCGAAGCTGCCGATGTGCAATCAGTTGTCGGGCGCGGTGTGACTGGACGCGTTGGCTCTGACATGGTGGAGGTGGGGCGTCTCTCGCTATTCACGGAGCGGGGGCTTGTTGTGCCGGAGCTGCTGCGTGCACGTATCGAAAGGCTGGAACGTGACGGACGATCAACCATGACGGTGCGCCGCATATCGGTGGATTCCCCCACCGGCATGTGGCTCGGCGTACTGGGAGTCGCAGATCAACCTCGCCCTGGTGTCCGGGAGATACTCGATGACCTCCGGCGCATCGGCATTCGAAAGCTGGTGATGCTGACTGGCGACAACGCCGGTGTCGCGCGTGCCATCGGTGGGCAGTTTGGCTTCGACGATATTCGCGCAGGTTTGCTACCGGAGGGGAAGGTGGAGGCGATCGAAGAACTGGCTCTGGAGGGGCCTGTCGGCATGGTTGGCGACGGCGTCAACGACGCACCTGCGTTGACCACAGCCGCTATCGGTATCGCCATGGGTGGGGCCGGCACGGCGGCCGCGCTCGAGACTGCAGATGTGGCGCTGATGGCGGACGATCTGGGCCAACTGCCGTTCGCGGTTGGCCTGAGCCGCGCCACGCGACGTGTCATCCGCCAGAACATCGCAGTATCGCTCGGTGTCATTGGCGTACTGATCGTGGCAACAGTGACCGGAGCAAGCAGCATTGGACTCGCGGTACTGATCCATGAGGGAAGTACTTTGGTCGTTGTCGGCAACGCGCTCCGATTGTTGCGCTATGGGAGCGACTCGCTTTGA